In Quercus robur chromosome 10, dhQueRobu3.1, whole genome shotgun sequence, a genomic segment contains:
- the LOC126702158 gene encoding uncharacterized protein LOC126702158 — protein sequence MAPSPQKKKSTAKKADKRLKMDPRLFRSVHHFERYKDNFLNAGIIQERFVDLDDLRQTFIPSCFEGRGWDKLLSDFPLVCEPLIREFYSNAVIKENELNCWVRGKEFILDAHVIDDVLGLEGLDDEEFVNFKDRSVSIETVQQRIGGQREGKCLNTTAFPVDMRVLTIIMMFNLYPIRKLTTINCARAIFLMDLKEKNFIDISSHIFDIIVDETRTTSRPKLIFPSLLMRIFRRKGVQIPQDISHMSTPSAINKLTCKRISVRLPGEEDEGDEGEEVPMETDAEAAGHASTSTPRRSGKRSRASTSADAPPDAFQIILERLDGIRAVQTEHSDRMRAMQDQIDVLAATLDSFTTQHDQ from the coding sequence atggccccttcaccccagaagaagaaatctactgcgaagaaagctgacaaaagacttaagatggatcctagattgtttaggtcagttcatcattttgagagatacaaggataacttcttgaatgcaggaatcattcaagagagatttgtggatttggatgatttaaggcaaacttttattcccagttgttttgaaggaagaggatgggacaaacttttaagtgattttcctttggtgtgtgaacctctgattagagaattttattcaaatgctgtgataaaggagaatgagttaaattgctgggttcgagggaaagaattcatcttggatgcacatgtcatagatgatgtactagggcttgagggtttggatgatgaggagtttgtcaatttcaaggataggagtgtctctattgaaacagttcaacagagaataggtgggcagagagaagggaagtgtttgaataccactgcctttccagtggacatgagggttctaaccataatcatgatgtttaacctttatcctattaggaagttgaccacaatcaattgtgctagagcaatttttctgatggatctcaaagagaagaacttcatagatataagttcccacatctttgacatcattgtggatgagacaagaacaacatctagaccaaaactgatctttcccagtctcctaatgaggatatttcgaaggaagggtgttcaaattcctcaagacatcagtcacatgtccacaccctctgcaatcaacaaacttacctgcaaaaggatcagtgttaggcttccaggagaagaagatgaaggtgatgaaggagaggaagtcccaatggagactgatgcagaggcagcagggcatgcatccacctcaacaccaaggaggagtggcaagaggtccagagcttcaacttctgcagatgcacctccagatgctttccagatcattctggaaaggcttgatgggatcagggcagtccagactgagcattctgacagaatgagagccatgcaagaccagattgatgtcttggctgctacacttgacagcttcacaactcagcatgaccagtga